The sequence GATCAGGGCCAGATCCTCCACCGGATCGATTTTAAGGACAGGCGGGTCAGGTGGGGTTTTCAGGGCTTCCCGAAAGGGTATATGCTGAGGGTCCAAAGAGGGGGCCTTGGGGATTTTCCCCAGAAGACCGCCGATAAAGCCCTTTAGAGGGGGAAGAAAATCCTTAATACCGCAGACAATAACGGTTTTTACCCCAGTCCCTTTAATGGCCTCCAGGGCGGTGGGGTAAAAAACAGGATGATCCAGGACAAAAAGGGCTTCCGCCCCGGAATCCTTGAGCTGAAAATTCAACTCCTTGGCCGTATATAAAGGATTACAGGTTACACAAACCGCTCCGGCTTTTAAAACACCAAAAAAAGCGACCGGGAAATGGGGTAAGTTGGGTAGAAAGAGGGCCACCCGGTCTCCGGGTTTTATCCCTTTCCGGACCAGGAAGGTGGCGGCCCGGTTGGCCATATCCTGGATTTCCAGGTAAGTCTGATGGCGATCGGCGAAAATAGTATAAGTTTGATCCGGTGTTTCTTTGACCCGGTCATCCAGGATTTGATAAAGGGGTTGAGGGGGCTTACTTAAAGTGTAAGGTACTTCCTTGGGCCATTTATACTTATGCCAAATTTGTTGTTCCATGGGGACCCTCCTGGTTTTATTTTAATCCGAAAACGATCATAGAAGAAAAATCAGCTTAGGGCAATAGGATATTTTACGTTCCCGGGAATGACGGGTTATTACGATTTCATCAATAATGGAAATTAATATTTATAGGTTGATCTCCGGCCTTTTTTTTTAATATACTGGAAGCAAATGGACCATCAAAGAAAACCCATCTCTTTTTTCTTCCCGGCCTTAAAAAAAGTCGAGGCCCCGCCCTTCCCCTTAACAAAATCCTGCGGGACAGGGGCCGTATCGGTTACGGGCAGCCATTGTGCACTGACGTGTAAGCATTGCGGAGGAATCATCTTAAAGAATATGCAGGCTGCCAGAACCCCCCAGGCTTTAAAGGAAGCAGCCCGCCGAATGGCCGAAAGGGGGGGGCGGACTATCCTGATCAGCGGAGGGGCGGATCAGGAAGGAAAGGTTCCCTTGTTGGATTTTACCCCGGTTATTAAAGAGATTCGCTCTGAATTGGGGTTAAAGGTTCTGGTCCATACCGGCCTGGTTTCTCCTCTTATGGCCGATGCCCTGGCAGAAGCCGGGGTGGATTTGGCCCTGCTGGATATCATCGGGGACAATCGGACCATTCGCGAAGTCTACCATCTTAAGGCCACGGTTGGAGAGTATGAGCAATCCCTTAAACGCCTTACTGATCGGGCTATCCCAACAGCCCCTCATATAGTGATGGGACTCCATTTTGGGCAAATCCTGGGAGAACCGCGGGCCTTGGAGATGATCGCCCCTTATCCCATAAAGACCCTGGTGCTGGTCGGATTTCGGCCCATCCCCAAAACGGTCATGGCCAAAACGCCCCCTCCGGATCCGGAGGCCATGGGAGAACTGTTTGCCTTAGCCCGAAAACTATTTCCCCAAACACCGGTCGTTTTGGGTTGTGAACGCCCTTTGGGGCTTCACCGTCGCAAGACCGATTGCCTGGCTATCGAGGCGGGGCTGGATGGAATCACCTATCCAAGTGACCGGGCCGTTCAGATGGCCGAAGATTTGGGGATGGACGTTTCTTATCATACTGAGTGTTGCGCCCTGATCAATTCATGATAGAGCATAATACAGCCATAATCCGGCATGGAACAGCCATGCTACGAATTATCGACACCGGCCTATTAAGCGGGGCCGAGAACATGGCCTGGGACGAGGCTTTGCTATCG is a genomic window of Deltaproteobacteria bacterium containing:
- a CDS encoding radical SAM protein; the encoded protein is MDHQRKPISFFFPALKKVEAPPFPLTKSCGTGAVSVTGSHCALTCKHCGGIILKNMQAARTPQALKEAARRMAERGGRTILISGGADQEGKVPLLDFTPVIKEIRSELGLKVLVHTGLVSPLMADALAEAGVDLALLDIIGDNRTIREVYHLKATVGEYEQSLKRLTDRAIPTAPHIVMGLHFGQILGEPRALEMIAPYPIKTLVLVGFRPIPKTVMAKTPPPDPEAMGELFALARKLFPQTPVVLGCERPLGLHRRKTDCLAIEAGLDGITYPSDRAVQMAEDLGMDVSYHTECCALINS
- a CDS encoding AMP-binding protein, with the protein product MEQQIWHKYKWPKEVPYTLSKPPQPLYQILDDRVKETPDQTYTIFADRHQTYLEIQDMANRAATFLVRKGIKPGDRVALFLPNLPHFPVAFFGVLKAGAVCVTCNPLYTAKELNFQLKDSGAEALFVLDHPVFYPTALEAIKGTGVKTVIVCGIKDFLPPLKGFIGGLLGKIPKAPSLDPQHIPFREALKTPPDPPVLKIDPVEDLALILYTGGTTGVPKGASLTHNNIGSNLAMLDEWARIDPEDGGPAQKISLMGNQTYLGVLPWYHSYGLTLTLLACCAGGFRVVCVPDPRAGNPPFTEVLNLIQKYKVTVLHGVPTLYSAIINHPLVNKFDLKSVIYCASGAAP